The genomic window tccagcagctcctcctcttcctcctgtccagcagctcctcctcctcttcctcctgtccagcaactcctcctcatcctcctgtcCAGCAGCTCCTCCTCTGCAGTACAGCAACAACAAGCAAGAGCAACAGTAAGGTATACCTCCCTCTCCCTTCTCCCACAccctcctctgctctctttctTCTTTGCTGGACTGTTTTGTGCTAGCTGGTTGGTGGTTGCTCACTTGTCTCTTATAGTGGTTAGTGCCTTATTGGCCAGGCATATGTTAGTGATTTGTTTAATGATAGTGGGGTTAGTGCCTTAGTGGATGCTCCTTGGTTGAATAAAATAATGCATGCTTTTGGCCTGTTGGGTGGATTAGAATAAAGGCTAGTTGAATACTGATGCATGATGTGTTGTGCTCAATAATGGATTAGTTTAATGACTAGTTGAATGCTGATTAGTTTAATGGCTAGTTGATTGTCGCTGTTTGCTACATCTGCATGATTAGAGTAGTTTAGTTGCTGCCACAGCAGCCTTTTCATATGCCATGGCAGCCCTTTTATCAGTTATGCTAATATTCCTttgtgtttggttgtttgctgcaGGTATTAGAAGTGTAGCACCATGGATGGAAATGCAGCAGCTGATGGGGGTGAGCCCACCTACGATCCAATGAAAGATCCAACAAGGAAGCCACAACGGTCAAATGATCCGGGATGGCACTATGGATATTGGTCTGAGCCTCCAAATCGGGATCTTGTTGTGTGCGCTCTTTGTGGCAAGATAACTTCTGGAGGGATCAAGAGGCATAAAgagcatcttgcgggcgtcggtggAGATGCAATTGGTTGTCCTAAGGCCACCACACAATTGAGGAGAGAAATGGGAACATATTTGGAGCAAAATAGGAGGATCAAGGGAGTAGTTGATGTAGATGATGTTCAGGAGGTTGTGGAGGTGAGTTCAGTTGGAGCAAACATCGCCTCTAAAAGGCCAAGCTCAGGGACAACAGCCAAACAGAATAAGAAAGCGTTTATCACCAACATGCAAGGTAAAAAGAAGTCTGTTTCTGTTGTGTCTGCCGCCAATAGTTCCAAGCCAATTGTTGCCATGCTACGAAGACCACCCGAGGATCTTATAGATGAAAGACGCTCTGGGTGTTCTCAAAGCACCATGGAGTCCAGCACGAAGACTCCAGAAGAGAGGCAGTATGTCAATATGCAGTGGGCATTGTTCTTTTAGGAGTGTGGCATTCCATTCAACGCTGCAAGTAGTAGGCAGTTTGAGGTTGCAATTGAAGCCTCTTGTCAATATGGGTCAGGTTACAAGCCTCCTAGTGCACATGAGCTGAGAGAGAAATTGCTTAATGATTGTGTGAAGGAAACAGGACTTTTGAGGAGGCAACACGAGGCAGCATGGAAAAAATATGGATGCACACTCATGTCGGATGGCTGGTCGGATAAAAGAGGACGCCATTTGATTAACTTCCTTGTTAATAGTCCAGAGGGCACTTTCTTCTTGGAGTCGGTTGATGCCTCAAGTGTATGTCAAGATGGTGATATGATAGCTGATTTGCTTGAGAAGAGAATTCTGGATGTTGGAAAAGAGAATGTGGTACAAGTTATCACCGATAATGGTGCTAATTACAAGAAAGCTGGCCACCTTCTAATGGAGAGGATGCCTACTCTATATTGGAGCCCGTGTGCATGTCATTGCTTGGACCTAATGTTGGAAGATATAGGAAAGTTGAAGGCATTTAAGAAGCCTATTGCAGGGGCTAGACGTGTCACAACTTTCATCTATAGACATGGAAGACTTCTTAGTCTAATGAGGAAGGCCACGGGTGGGGATCTTGTGAGACCAGCAGCCACTCGTTTTGCCACAGCCATCCTCACACTTAGGAGTTTGGTCAAGAACAAGGCTGCATTGAGGAGTTTATTTACATCTGAAGAATGGGTTGGAAACAAGTTAGCAAAAACACAAGTTGGCTTGAATGTGCAAGAGATTATACTTTCAACGGAGTGGTGGAGCGCAATTGAGGACTGCCTTAGAGCTTCAACTCCACTTCTTAGAGTTCTTAGAGTAGCAGATGGTGATGAGAAGCCTGCCATGCCAGAGATTAAAGCACTTATGATTTATGCAAAGGAGAGGATCAATCTAGGTTTCCCTCAACGAAACAAGCAACCATTGCTCAAGAAGATCTTGGCCATTGTTGATAAGCGTTGGGAGAATCAAATGGATCATCCATTGTATGGGGCTGCTCTATTTTTGAACCCAGGAAAGTTCTTTCCTATTGTAAGCAGAAATGATGATGCCTTAGTTGGGGAGCTTAGGAGCTGCTTTAATGATGTGCTTGCAAAAATGGTACCGGATGCCAATGTTCGAAAAAAGATTGATCAACAATCTGTGCTCTATGAGCAACAGCGAGAAAGCTTTTCTAATCCATTGGCACTCGAGACCATGAGCACAAGAAACCCTCGTAAGTCATATTAAATGCATCATGTTAATTTCAGCATGTTAATTCCAGTTCCAGCAATGTAATTTCTGTACAAACTCTTAATATGTGTCAGTTTTTATCATTTTAGTTGATTGGTGGAGTTCATTTGGTGGTCGGGCCATTGACCTACAAAGGTTTGCAAAGCGCATTGTTAGTCTTTGTGCTTCATCATCTGGTTGTGAGAGGAATTGGAGCATGTTTGAATTTGTAAGTCAACTAGTAAAGCAGTATTTGTGTTTGTTCaatgatgatttcagcaagttattTACTTATTTCACTTGTTGTTTCTACTTTGTAGATCCATACAAAGAAAAGGAACAGATTACAATGGAAAAGGTTGAATGATCTTGTCTTTGTTTCATACAACCGGAAGAATATGCAACGGTTTCAAAAGAGGCGTGGGAAGGTGGGCGAGAATAGCTTTGAGGCTTTGGTCATTGAGTATTTTGATTGGGGCAATGAGTGGGTGGACCCATCACTATCACAACCTCAAGGTGCTCGAGGTTGTCCTGAAGACAATCAAGACATTACATGGGAGGATGTTGATGTGGCTATTGGTGCATCTTCAAACCTTCGAGGCCGCAATCTGCATAGGACAGCAACTACACTTCGTAGGGGCCAGACAAATGTCCGTCTGCACTACGCACGCAAGAGACCTACTACAACACGACCTATAATTCCTGAAGAAGATGAGGTAGAGGAGGACTTGGAGCAAGAGCAACACTCAAGTATGCCCAATGCGGAGGGGGAGGATTCAGACTAcgttgaggatgatgatgatgtgaGCAATGACGATCAAGAGCCAACTAATGTTGACCAAGATGGTGAAGACAACACCAATGCCAATGAGTTTGATGATGATGACTTTTGATTGAGACTTTGAGAGTGGAGAGACATGAGAGAGCTGAGCTGGCCACCTTTATCCCTTTTGCTATGCTGGAATTATCTATTATTCTATTTGTCTTATGTGGAATTATCTATTATTCTGTTTGTCTTATGTGGACCATTGCAGATTGCAGTTGCACTCATACTTGCTATCTTTCTTTCCACTTTTGTTTGCTGCCtcacttttatttctattttttgtgGAATGTGCACTGGTAAGTGATACATTATTCTAACATATTTGTTCATGACTTCATGTTGATGCAGAATTCTATTGGGGAGAAAAGCAAGTGCAAAGAGGATGGGGGCTCTACAACAATCAGTTGCAAGGTGTGTATGGCTGTATGCCTAGTTGCTTAATGCCTACCAAATTCTACTTAATTCTGTTGCTTACAAGTCTCTAAGGCGTCGCCTCGCCTTTTGCCTCAGCGCTTAGGCAGTGAGGCGCCCCCCAACGCCTCGCCTCGCCTTACTGCCTTAAAAACATAGGTAAAAATAACATTAAACAAACTCAAATAAAACCATCTCATTGATATAATTTAGGAGAGTCAATACACAATCGCGCTAAAGTTCGTTCTAATAGAGGAATAGCCAGTTACACCCTAGCCTTGCCTAGCGAGGATTCCAGTTCAGTATGTAGGTTATTAAAACTTGCTTTCCATGGCAATTTTGGTAGCAAATGTCGTCAAATGCTTAGCACAGATATTAGTCGGTAACTGCAGTCGTACATGTGTGTGTGCGTTTGAGGTAAATGCAGCAGAGGAATTAGCTGGCAAAACTATGAGCCTGAAACAAGCTAGCCGAGCTTATTGTGGTAAGGCAAGTAAAGAAAAGGATCAAACACACCAAAGGTTACCATGTATACTATACCATAAACCCTAAAACATCACAAGAATGTTATTCTTAGCATCATACTTACCATCACGTTTGGCATATTGTAGAAGCAGGTCACAGACTTGACATAGTATATCAATATCTTTGTCCTCCTTTGCATCAAAAAATAACAGGAATTGACCCAAAAAATCCGAAGCAACATAGCTTTTCCTGATTTAATGGCAACATAATCAAAGAGCTGTTCCAGAACCAGAATAGTGTTTTAAGTTTTTGGCTATGCTTACCTATCTAAATTCTGGAAGAAACCTTCAAAAGTAGAGCAGAAGTTTTCTCGAGCTTCAGAACGTTTTGATTGTATAGCCTTCTTCCCTCTAAAGCATCTCTAAAGCTTATAAATAGTCAGTTTCCATTGAGGGTCTAGAAAAGAATAGGTAGCAGTTCCTCACTGATAAAAAACTGAGGGTGGCTTACACAAACATAACACATCTGCCATGTCACACACCATAGTTCATGAAACATGCATAAACTTTTTCACAACCAGTGATCCAACAACTTTGACGAACACTCAACTATCATTGGATCATGAAAACGCCCAACTTACCTCACATCCCCCAACCCCACCCCACCCACAACCCCATGCACACATACCAATTTAGATTTATCCCGGATGGTCCATGGAAGATCGAACTCGAACGGGCAGTGTGCTGAACTGGCGATGCGCCAACCCCGTAATACAATCGTGAAGGGTTTAAAACAAACCTGGATCTTTATGGCAGAGGAATTCTGCTGCTCTAGCAGCAACTGGCGGTTGCGCTCTGTCAGGTCGCCGGAGAAGGGCATCGATGCCTGCATGCATGCTTCACATATAAACACACAAAATCCGGAAAATCGACCAAATTTCGCAGAGCAAGAAAAGGTGAGGCCGGTCAGGCCTTACTCGCGGGTGGGGGATCAGGATGCTTTACCGGAATAAGGATCAGCGTGGCGGCGGAAGCTAGGTTTTAGGTTTGCGGCGGGGTGGAGCGTGGGCTGGGTCAGGGGTGATGTTttgtgtttctcaaaaaaaaacaagGTGCAAGAAAAGCGCTGCTCGGCTCTTCGTGCCTGACAGgtaattgtttttgttttttcaacTCAACTTTTGGACCATCGTAACTGGCGAACGTTCGTCAGGAGGGTGGCACATGCAAAAGATTGGTTGGCAGTTTCAGTTCTGATAAAGTTATGTAGGTGGCATTTTATTCAGAAGACATGGCAATGTCTTCCCAAGAAGATATTTTTTGTTTAAAAACTGTCACGCTGTGTTCGGATGTCGGTATTGGAGGCCTCCTTATTGAATTGGTTTCAATTCGAATTCAGGATGGAAACTGTAATGGACATGAATACGAATTCATATGCTTGGATGCTCATGGAATTGGGCTATAGAATCGCAGTGAGTTTTCAATACCAAATCATGTTCGGACGAAGAACTATGGAATTGCATGGTGTTTTGTGCTTTATGTATCAAATCAAAATCTATACCACATGTGGTATAATCGAATAATTATATAACAATAAAAATTAACAAATATTCTAGAAATGCATATGACACCAAATAATATTCACACGGCAATAGCAACAATAGTAAATCTCTTACAACAACATTATGGCAAATAAGTGGATCAGTACAACAACACATAGTTCAGATGGAAGAGGAACATATCCAGAGAAGGGGAAGAACATGGaagaggaaggggaagaagaagatgccagagagaaggggaagaagaagggagggATGGAGAGGCAGAGTCGGCTAGCAAGATGGTCAGCATGGGGGCCGGACCAGGCAGCGAGATGGGCGGGAGGAGGGGCTGCGCCGGCCAGCGACATAGGCCGCCGGGGCTTGAAGATCCGCCACCACCGGAGATCAGTCGGAGGGCCAGCGAGTTATCCctacctgcgccgccgccgccgccgccggggcttgaagatccgccgccgccggagagagGACGGAGAGGATGAGGGCCAGGGAGTGGGGGAACCCTACCTGCGCCGCCGCCATGGAGTCATCGCTAGGTCTCGCTCGGGAGAAGTTGTCCAAATCGGTAAGTTTTGCGGGGTGGGGCAACTCGACCCAAATTGGAGAGAATAACCACAAGTGCCAAAATACCACTATGAAAAACCGAAGAGagaagtctattttaaaccttgatgTTATAGAGCTtgtcaaattttttttttgaaagatccagcaaaaTGCTGGCTTGATTCGATTTAGCAGGAAGCAGCGGAAGAACAACATGATGAAGATCCgaagatcaaagaaaaagaaaaacgacagcCCTATTAGCTGCCGAGCTACCCATCACAGCCAACACGGGTACAAAGCAAAAAGGGCCTGTCCAAGGCTAAGCGTCACCGCCGCGTCACTTGATCAACGCCGGTATCCTCCGAAGACAGCAGTAGCTCCAACTAAGACTTTCTTTGTCAACGCACCGTCCACCCTTGAAGCAAAGTGCAGGCAGATGGCGGAACTCGGTCGGTCCCAGAAAAAGCTTCGTCTTGGACTTATCTGCGATGGCGTACATTGCGCCTGGAGCTTCACCAAAAACAGCGGCGAGCACCGGAGGAGCGCCACATAGAACCTCCAAGCAGTGTCTCAAAAACGTGATGCTCCCAACAGAGGAACGACGTTGGAgacaccgtcatcacgctgatccaaccggacctaggctttcgcccggagacacTACCAAACAAGCCCGAGGAAAATGCCGACACACCTTGGTggcgcctccaaggaggaaaaTGACACCCTCAGGCGCCATCTGCACCGGCTCTTGTTGTGCAGGACTTTCGTCCGTATCGTCGCACACCTCCGCTCAAGCCCTACGGAGTTTGTCCATGTCGTCTCACATCGACGCCAACGCAGCACCTTGTTGTTGAAGCCGTGAAGGCATGGTCCACCTCCCCACGGCGAGCATGCAGAGGCCAGATCGGGCCCCGCATCCCGCATCTACCACGGCTGGAGCCTCCCTGCTCCAGCAAGCGCAGCCCTCCCAGATCCAGCGCGGCCCATCAGTGCCCTCGCCGCCCGGTGCAGTGCCGACGCCGCCCTCCGCGGCGCCCACCTCCGTGCCAGGCCAGGAGCAGCACGGGGCGGAACTCGGGCCCTCGTGGCGGCA from Triticum aestivum cultivar Chinese Spring chromosome 3B, IWGSC CS RefSeq v2.1, whole genome shotgun sequence includes these protein-coding regions:
- the LOC123069472 gene encoding uncharacterized protein, with translation MSDGWSDKRGRHLINFLVNSPEGTFFLESVDASSVCQDGDMIADLLEKRILDVGKENVVQVITDNGANYKKAGHLLMERMPTLYWSPCACHCLDLMLEDIGKLKAFKKPIAGARRVTTFIYRHGRLLSLMRKATGGDLVRPAATRFATAILTLRSLVKNKAALRSLFTSEEWVGNKLAKTQVGLNVQEIILSTEWWSAIEDCLRASTPLLRVLRVADGDEKPAMPEIKALMIYAKERINLGFPQRNKQPLLKKILAIVDKRWENQMDHPLYGAALFLNPGKFFPIVSRNDDALVGELRSCFNDVLAKMVPDANVRKKIDQQSVLYEQQRESFSNPLALETMSTRNPLDWWSSFGGRAIDLQRFAKRIVSLCASSSGCERNWSMFEFIHTKKRNRLQWKRLNDLVFVSYNRKNMQRFQKRRGKVGENSFEALVIEYFDWGNEWVDPSLSQPQGARGCPEDNQDITWEDVDVAIGASSNLRGRNLHRTATTLRRGQTNVRLHYARKRPTTTRPIIPEEDEVEEDLEQEQHSSMPNAEGEDSDYVEDDDDVSNDDQEPTNVDQDGEDNTNANEFDDDDF
- the LOC123065264 gene encoding E3 ubiquitin-protein ligase UPL6-like; translation: MPFSGDLTERNRQLLLEQQNSSAIKIQRCFRGKKAIQSKRSEARENFCSTFEGFFQNLDRKSYVASDFLGQFLLFFDAKEDKDIDILCQVCDLLLQYAKRDGKYDAKNNILVMF